The following proteins come from a genomic window of Eubalaena glacialis isolate mEubGla1 chromosome X, mEubGla1.1.hap2.+ XY, whole genome shotgun sequence:
- the LOC133082329 gene encoding COP9 signalosome complex subunit 8-like codes for MPVAVMAEGSFSFRKLLDQCKHQELEAPGGIATPPVYGQLLALYLLYNDMNNARYLWKRIPPAIKSANSELGGIWSVGQTIWQRDFPGIYTTISAHPWSETVQPIMEALRDATRRRAFALVSQAYMSIIADDFAAFVGLPVEEAVKGILEQGWQADSTTRMVMPKKPVAGALDVSFNRFIPFSEPAPVPPIPNEQQLARLTDYMAFLEN; via the coding sequence ATGCCAGTGGCGGTGATGGCGGAAGGTTCCTTTAGTTTCAGAAAGTTGCTGGATCAGTGCAAGCACCAGGAGCTCGAGGCTCCAGGAGGAATTGCTACACCCCCAGTGTATGGTCAGCTTCTAGCTTTATATCTGCTTTATAATGACATGAATAATGCAAGATATCTTTGGAAAAGAATACCACCTGCTATAAAATCTGCAAATTCTGAACTTGGGGGAATTTGGTCGGTAGGACAAACAATCTGGCAGAGAGATTTCCCCGGGATCTATACCACCATCAGCGCTCACCCGTGGTCTGAGACGGTCCAGCCAATCATGGAGGCACTAAGAGATGCCACCCGGAGGCGAGCCTTCGCCCTGGTCTCTCAGGCATATATGTCCATCATCGCCGACGATTTCGCAGCCTTTGTTGGACTTCCCGTGGAAGAGGCTGTGAAAGGTATCCTAGAACAAGGATGGCAGGCAGACTCCACCACAAGGATGGTCATGCCCAAAAAGCCAGTTGCAGGGGCCCTGGATGTTTCCTTTAACAGGTTTATTCCCTTTTCAGAGCCTGCCCCCGTCCCGCCCATCCCCAATGAACAGCAGTTAGCCAGACTCACCGATTACATGGCTTTCCTCGAAAACTGA